One region of Pseudodesulfovibrio senegalensis genomic DNA includes:
- the thiC gene encoding phosphomethylpyrimidine synthase ThiC codes for MSYTTQMDAARKGIVTDHMKRVAEKESVGVESLMADIAAGQTIIPANVHHTSIDPEGVGRGLRTKVNVNLGISKDCQDVEAEMDKVRSALAMKAEGIMDLSCFGKTQEFRARLVQESTAMIGTVPIYDAVGFLEKDLKDISVDEFFRVVEQHIADGVDFLTIHAGLNRKTAEQVEKDERLTRVVSRGGSLLFSWMKLNDAENPFYEHYDRLLELCEKHDVTLSLGDGCRPGSIHDATDAAQIQETIVLGELTKRAWERNVQVMIEGPGHMALNEIEANVLIAKKLCHGAPFYVLGPLVTDVAPGYDHITAAIGGAIAAGAGADFLCYVTPAEHLRLPSLDDMKEGIVATRIAAHAGDIAKNVPNAREWDNAMSKARADLDWPKQFELAMDPVRPMEYRESSKPEHEDTCSMCGKMCAVRNMNRVMAGEDLNLDD; via the coding sequence ATGAGTTATACCACACAAATGGACGCTGCCCGCAAGGGAATCGTCACCGACCACATGAAACGTGTGGCAGAAAAGGAATCCGTCGGGGTGGAAAGCCTCATGGCGGATATCGCAGCCGGGCAGACCATCATTCCGGCCAACGTGCACCATACCAGCATCGACCCAGAAGGGGTCGGCCGCGGACTGCGCACCAAGGTCAACGTCAACCTCGGCATTTCCAAGGACTGCCAGGACGTTGAAGCCGAAATGGACAAGGTCCGCTCTGCCCTGGCCATGAAAGCCGAAGGCATCATGGACCTGAGCTGCTTCGGCAAGACACAGGAATTCCGGGCACGGCTGGTGCAGGAATCCACGGCCATGATCGGCACGGTTCCCATTTACGACGCCGTGGGCTTTCTGGAAAAAGACCTCAAAGACATCTCGGTGGACGAATTCTTCCGTGTTGTGGAGCAGCACATTGCGGACGGCGTGGACTTTCTGACCATCCACGCGGGCTTGAACCGCAAGACCGCAGAACAGGTCGAAAAAGACGAACGCCTGACCCGCGTTGTTTCGCGCGGCGGCTCCCTGCTTTTTTCGTGGATGAAGCTCAACGATGCGGAAAACCCGTTCTACGAGCACTATGACCGGCTGCTGGAGCTGTGCGAAAAACACGACGTGACCCTGAGCCTCGGCGACGGTTGCCGCCCCGGTTCCATCCACGACGCCACCGACGCCGCCCAGATTCAGGAAACCATCGTGCTGGGCGAGCTGACCAAGCGCGCCTGGGAACGTAACGTACAGGTCATGATCGAAGGCCCGGGGCATATGGCCCTCAACGAGATCGAGGCCAACGTGCTCATCGCCAAAAAACTCTGCCACGGCGCACCCTTCTATGTTCTGGGACCGCTGGTGACGGACGTGGCTCCCGGTTACGACCACATCACCGCCGCCATCGGCGGGGCCATTGCCGCCGGAGCAGGGGCCGACTTCCTGTGCTATGTGACACCGGCCGAACACCTGCGCCTGCCTTCGCTCGACGACATGAAGGAAGGCATCGTGGCCACCCGCATCGCCGCCCACGCCGGCGACATAGCCAAGAACGTTCCCAACGCCCGAGAATGGGACAACGCCATGTCCAAGGCGCGTGCGGACCTCGACTGGCCCAAGCAGTTCGAACTGGCCATGGACCCGGTGCGGCCCATGGAATACCGCGAATCCTCCAAGCCCGAACACGAGGACACCTGCTCCATGTGCGGCAAGATGTGCGCCGTGCGCAACATGAACCGCGTCATGGCCGGGGAAGACCTCAACCTCGACGATTAA
- a CDS encoding DUF3431 domain-containing protein, with protein MRSDVRVVVARYNEDVAWLEQTGLDYVVYDKGPDPVADARILPNIGREAHTYLTHIVREWDSLAPHTAFVQGDPFDHLDPDRATGPQDLAAMIIRCAERGVPFRGFAWFKLKCDGLGRPHDLNKPENEGRWAGWGKDIPVERVFRELFNAEPPAHYVARAPAGLFCVSAARVRTRPRAMYEHALRLIEDDPHDAENTGHAFERLWQLIFNGNTLWNKDTYA; from the coding sequence ATGCGAAGTGACGTGCGGGTGGTGGTGGCCCGGTACAATGAGGACGTTGCGTGGCTGGAGCAGACCGGCCTCGATTACGTTGTGTACGACAAGGGACCGGATCCGGTTGCCGATGCACGGATACTGCCGAACATCGGGCGAGAGGCCCATACCTATCTGACCCATATCGTGCGCGAATGGGATTCGCTTGCGCCGCATACGGCCTTTGTGCAGGGCGACCCTTTCGACCATCTGGACCCGGACCGGGCCACGGGACCGCAGGACCTTGCGGCCATGATCATTCGGTGCGCGGAGCGTGGCGTACCGTTTCGCGGCTTTGCCTGGTTCAAACTCAAGTGCGACGGGCTGGGCCGCCCACATGACCTGAACAAGCCCGAAAACGAGGGACGATGGGCCGGATGGGGCAAGGACATTCCCGTGGAGCGTGTTTTCCGTGAGCTTTTCAATGCGGAACCGCCGGCGCACTATGTTGCGCGTGCTCCGGCCGGACTGTTTTGCGTGTCTGCGGCTCGTGTCCGCACCCGGCCCAGGGCCATGTACGAACACGCCTTGCGGTTGATTGAAGACGATCCGCACGACGCCGAGAACACCGGGCACGCCTTCGAACGGCTCTGGCAGTTGATTTTTAATGGCAATACCCTGTGGAATAAGGATACATACGCATAA
- the larC gene encoding nickel insertion protein: protein MSTLFLDCTTGVSGDMLLASLAHVLEQVRPVASGANFLRQELERLGLDGFELRHSRQLVAGISCFRMEVFQTAKQPLRHLADLTRMLAESRVPGPVREQSLHVLQTLAHAEATVHDIPVDTVHFHEIGAVDTVVDVVGVSVLMAALAPTRILCSAVDLGSGFVDIAHGRMPVPPPACAELSKGMAVFGSDAAIERATPTGLALLKGMNPEFSTLPPGIVEGVGYGCGTRSSDASPSFVRAFMIMELDHTAVMTERAAGDEYAK from the coding sequence ATGAGTACCTTGTTTCTGGACTGTACCACCGGAGTCAGCGGCGATATGCTGCTGGCATCCCTTGCGCACGTTCTGGAACAGGTGCGCCCAGTGGCGTCCGGGGCGAATTTTCTTCGGCAGGAGCTGGAAAGGCTCGGCTTGGACGGCTTTGAACTGCGTCATTCCCGGCAGTTGGTGGCCGGGATATCCTGTTTTCGCATGGAAGTGTTCCAGACCGCAAAACAGCCATTGCGGCATCTTGCGGACCTGACCCGGATGCTGGCGGAATCCCGCGTGCCGGGACCGGTTCGTGAACAGAGTCTTCATGTGTTGCAAACCCTTGCTCATGCAGAAGCAACGGTGCATGACATCCCTGTGGACACGGTGCATTTTCACGAAATCGGAGCCGTGGATACCGTGGTTGATGTCGTTGGAGTATCAGTGCTCATGGCGGCGCTTGCTCCAACGCGGATCCTGTGTTCGGCCGTGGATCTGGGCAGTGGGTTCGTGGATATCGCCCACGGCCGCATGCCCGTGCCGCCGCCCGCGTGCGCGGAATTGTCCAAAGGCATGGCCGTGTTCGGTTCGGACGCGGCCATTGAGCGTGCAACGCCCACCGGGCTGGCCTTGCTCAAGGGCATGAATCCGGAATTCTCGACATTGCCGCCCGGCATTGTCGAAGGCGTTGGATACGGTTGTGGTACGCGTTCCAGTGATGCAAGTCCTTCTTTTGTGCGCGCGTTCATGATCATGGAACTCGATCACACGGCCGTCATGACGGAGCGGGCCGCAGGAGACGAATATGCGAAGTGA
- a CDS encoding SH3 domain-containing protein: MVKSPVVKTVCTAVLLLALLAGAAWAAKYVWVASQGATLKKEPTASAQVTAQLRLHERLAVLERSGRWYRVRNNAGKSGWVYRGRITGAQPKKTTSNNTALFGDMSSDVRADRATTDRAVRGLNPQTEQYANSTRTPQEYRRALDTVLDRSITRQDVEEFLKRGKVGEYAQQ; encoded by the coding sequence ATGGTGAAATCGCCTGTCGTCAAAACCGTATGTACGGCCGTGCTTCTGCTGGCTTTGCTGGCCGGGGCCGCGTGGGCCGCGAAGTATGTCTGGGTGGCATCGCAGGGCGCCACCCTCAAGAAAGAGCCGACCGCATCGGCGCAGGTGACCGCCCAACTCAGGCTGCACGAGCGTCTGGCCGTGCTGGAGCGCAGCGGTCGTTGGTACAGGGTGCGCAACAACGCAGGAAAGTCCGGGTGGGTCTACCGTGGCCGCATTACCGGGGCACAGCCCAAAAAGACCACCTCCAACAACACCGCGCTGTTCGGCGACATGTCCAGCGATGTCCGCGCAGACCGCGCCACCACGGACCGGGCAGTGCGCGGCCTGAATCCGCAGACCGAACAATATGCAAACAGCACCAGAACGCCGCAGGAGTATCGCAGGGCGCTGGACACGGTTTTGGATCGTTCCATAACTCGTCAGGATGTTGAGGAATTTCTCAAGCGCGGCAAGGTGGGTGAATATGCACAGCAATAA
- a CDS encoding ChbG/HpnK family deacetylase yields MNVVINVDDSGLHPAVRRAVQDLHARGMVSSTTVLANGPDVEQAAKMQGVGLGAHLNLLRGRPVLPADRVTSLVGEDGLFLGDYTALFARYVTGRIDHAQVEAELDAQIGRLRDLGIELTHFDSEKHIHAWPTIMHAVGKLAARHNIRWVRRPRECSEFTRLDKGGVRVKFLSLCSLLQRRPKGVDWPDSLWGIADQGRDLLPQAFLEYTTRHELNRPDAVVEICCHPGLPKAGDGPLPAEFGPMRVDAQWQDEYDALCSPDWAGVFRELGAEIVSYGDIEPRK; encoded by the coding sequence ATGAATGTGGTCATCAATGTAGACGATTCCGGGCTGCACCCGGCCGTGCGCCGCGCCGTGCAGGATCTGCATGCCCGGGGCATGGTCAGCTCCACCACGGTGCTGGCCAACGGTCCGGACGTGGAGCAGGCCGCGAAGATGCAGGGCGTGGGCCTTGGCGCGCATTTGAACCTGCTGCGGGGGCGGCCTGTGCTTCCCGCGGACAGGGTCACTTCGCTGGTCGGGGAAGACGGATTGTTTCTTGGCGATTACACGGCGCTGTTCGCCCGGTATGTGACCGGACGCATCGACCATGCGCAGGTGGAGGCCGAATTGGATGCCCAGATCGGGCGGCTGCGGGATTTGGGCATCGAGTTGACCCATTTCGACAGCGAAAAGCATATCCACGCATGGCCCACCATCATGCACGCCGTGGGCAAGCTGGCCGCGCGCCACAACATCCGCTGGGTGCGCAGGCCGCGCGAGTGCTCGGAATTCACCCGTCTGGACAAGGGCGGGGTGCGGGTCAAGTTCCTGAGCCTGTGTTCCCTGCTGCAGCGGCGGCCCAAGGGCGTGGACTGGCCGGATTCGCTTTGGGGCATTGCGGATCAGGGCAGGGACTTGTTGCCGCAGGCCTTTCTGGAGTATACGACCCGTCATGAACTGAACCGCCCGGACGCGGTGGTGGAAATCTGTTGTCATCCGGGACTTCCCAAGGCAGGGGACGGCCCGCTGCCCGCAGAATTCGGGCCCATGCGCGTGGACGCCCAGTGGCAGGATGAATACGATGCCCTGTGCAGCCCGGATTGGGCCGGAGTGTTCCGCGAACTGGGAGCCGAGATCGTCAGCTATGGCGATATCGAGCCGCGAAAATGA
- a CDS encoding MATE family efflux transporter — protein MNRIMHRLHNRWKARGGYREALNIGMPLVVSMASTTVMMFTDRVFLGRYSVDAIAAAFPASIAYFLFYSFFLGTIEYVSVFVAQYTGAGRTDRVGAAMWQGVYFCIPATIILAVLGMVCGDIFALVGHDPALREMETAYFRTVAMGSGFGLVGVALSCFYSGRGITKPVMVVNMIAATVNIPLDYMLINGKWIFPEMGITGAALATVAAYVVTFVLLVKLVFTTDHNKRFNVFSGWRFDRSLFGRFMRFGLPGGIQFFLDMFAISFFGVMVGKFTLVELAASNMAISVDTLAFLPAIGMSIAVSVMVGQAMGSNNLRRAEYALKSVLHLVLLYMGGMGLVFVLAPEFLLGLFRANGMSDAEFAPILALGVVLMRYVALFTLMDALAIVYMGGLKGAGDTRFIMWGIGCSSLGVMVVPLILLYNFTDMNIHGPWLCLLLYVMVLSGLFVWRFRTGVWKRLRVIDSADVVKTGSA, from the coding sequence ATGAACAGGATCATGCATCGACTGCACAACCGCTGGAAAGCCCGGGGCGGCTACCGGGAAGCCCTGAACATCGGCATGCCGCTGGTGGTCAGCATGGCTTCGACCACAGTGATGATGTTCACGGACAGGGTCTTTCTGGGCCGCTATTCCGTGGATGCCATTGCCGCGGCCTTTCCGGCCAGCATAGCCTATTTTCTTTTCTATTCCTTCTTTCTGGGAACAATCGAGTACGTGAGCGTATTCGTTGCCCAGTACACGGGGGCAGGCCGCACGGACCGCGTTGGCGCGGCCATGTGGCAGGGGGTCTACTTCTGCATCCCGGCCACCATCATTCTTGCCGTGCTCGGCATGGTTTGCGGCGATATTTTCGCCTTGGTGGGCCATGATCCGGCCCTGCGCGAAATGGAAACCGCCTATTTCAGGACCGTGGCCATGGGCAGCGGTTTCGGACTGGTGGGCGTGGCCCTGTCCTGCTTTTATTCGGGCCGGGGGATCACCAAGCCGGTCATGGTGGTGAACATGATCGCCGCCACCGTGAACATTCCCCTTGATTACATGCTGATCAACGGCAAGTGGATATTCCCGGAAATGGGCATCACCGGCGCCGCGCTGGCAACGGTGGCCGCCTATGTGGTCACGTTCGTGCTGCTGGTGAAGCTGGTGTTTACAACAGACCACAACAAACGGTTCAACGTGTTCTCCGGCTGGCGGTTCGATAGGTCCCTGTTCGGACGATTCATGCGTTTCGGCCTGCCCGGGGGCATCCAGTTCTTTCTGGACATGTTTGCCATTTCGTTTTTCGGGGTCATGGTGGGCAAGTTTACGCTTGTGGAGCTGGCCGCATCCAATATGGCCATTTCCGTGGACACCTTGGCCTTTCTTCCGGCCATCGGCATGTCCATCGCCGTCAGTGTCATGGTGGGGCAGGCCATGGGCAGCAACAACCTGCGCCGGGCCGAATATGCACTCAAGAGCGTGCTGCATCTGGTGTTGCTGTACATGGGCGGCATGGGGCTGGTATTCGTGCTGGCTCCGGAGTTCCTGCTGGGCCTGTTCCGCGCCAACGGCATGAGCGACGCCGAGTTCGCACCCATTCTTGCGCTGGGCGTGGTGCTCATGCGTTATGTGGCTCTGTTCACGCTCATGGACGCGTTGGCCATCGTATACATGGGGGGGCTCAAGGGCGCGGGAGACACGCGCTTCATCATGTGGGGCATCGGTTGCTCGTCCCTCGGGGTCATGGTCGTTCCCCTGATCCTGCTCTACAATTTTACGGACATGAATATACACGGACCGTGGTTGTGCCTGCTGCTGTATGTCATGGTCCTGTCCGGCCTTTTCGTTTGGAGATTCAGGACCGGGGTCTGGAAGAGGCTGCGGGTCATCGACTCCGCGGATGTCGTCAAAACCGGCTCGGCTTGA
- a CDS encoding ABC transporter permease yields MRLPLNLSMAVSSLSAHKVRAVLAMLGVFLGALAFTGVQHVSAIMVRKAVMETEKLGPNLYAVVAGQIRFRRSGGVRVRGNRANFRVADARAVMDGVPSVLSGTPFASTDDLLKAEGNALTARVYGTWPTWPEVRSVSLAQGRYFTERELEERAMVCVLGPTVAERLFGSPEKAMGKIMRIYRAPFRIIGIMEPKGRDLAGDNQDEFVFMPLTTFMRRASNVDYINGVFLRLAKDADIAVVEDAARRVMRRQHKLGKGQADDFSLLAARDTIRLQQQALDLMSTLGVITSVVSFGVGGMGILSIMILVVRARRVEIGVRRAVGGKRSDIVRQFLFEAGLMAGAGGACGALATLVLVLGLHQFASLPLIILPESLLLTMAGSCVLGLAAGAYPAWQAAHIEILDVLKSQG; encoded by the coding sequence ATGCGATTGCCCCTGAACCTGAGCATGGCTGTTTCCTCTCTTTCGGCGCACAAGGTGCGCGCCGTGCTGGCCATGCTCGGCGTTTTTCTGGGGGCGCTGGCCTTTACCGGCGTGCAGCACGTTTCCGCCATCATGGTGCGCAAGGCGGTCATGGAAACAGAAAAGCTCGGACCCAACCTGTACGCCGTTGTGGCCGGGCAGATACGTTTTCGCCGCAGCGGCGGGGTGCGCGTGCGCGGCAACCGGGCCAATTTCCGGGTGGCGGATGCCCGCGCGGTCATGGACGGCGTGCCCTCCGTGCTCTCCGGAACCCCCTTTGCCAGCACGGACGATCTGCTCAAGGCCGAGGGCAACGCCCTGACCGCCCGTGTCTACGGCACATGGCCCACATGGCCCGAGGTCCGGAGCGTGAGCCTGGCGCAGGGCCGTTATTTTACCGAGCGGGAGCTTGAAGAACGGGCCATGGTCTGCGTGCTCGGTCCCACCGTGGCCGAACGGCTGTTCGGATCGCCGGAAAAGGCCATGGGAAAGATCATGCGTATTTACCGCGCCCCATTTAGGATCATCGGCATCATGGAACCCAAGGGCCGCGACCTTGCGGGCGATAATCAGGACGAGTTCGTGTTCATGCCTCTGACCACCTTCATGCGCCGCGCCTCCAACGTGGATTACATCAACGGCGTTTTTTTGCGGCTGGCCAAGGATGCCGACATTGCCGTTGTGGAGGATGCAGCCCGAAGAGTCATGCGGCGGCAGCACAAGCTGGGCAAGGGGCAGGCGGACGATTTCAGCCTGCTGGCCGCACGCGATACCATCCGTCTGCAACAGCAGGCGCTGGACCTCATGTCCACGCTGGGCGTGATCACTTCCGTGGTGTCCTTCGGTGTGGGCGGCATGGGTATCCTGTCCATCATGATTCTGGTGGTGCGTGCGCGAAGGGTGGAGATCGGCGTGCGCCGGGCCGTGGGCGGCAAGCGCAGCGACATCGTGCGCCAGTTCCTGTTCGAGGCCGGGCTCATGGCCGGGGCGGGCGGCGCCTGCGGCGCATTGGCCACCCTTGTCCTTGTTCTGGGCCTGCACCAGTTCGCTTCCCTGCCCTTGATAATCCTGCCCGAAAGCCTGTTGCTGACCATGGCCGGTTCCTGCGTGCTTGGGCTTGCGGCAGGGGCCTATCCGGCCTGGCAGGCCGCGCATATCGAGATTCTGGACGTGCTCAAGAGCCAGGGGTGA
- a CDS encoding glycosyltransferase family 2 protein — translation MDIEVSVVTPMHNEELCIEEFHRRISTTLTGAGYSHEIILVNDGSTDRTPRLMRELSEGDPNLVGVNLSRNRGQCTAIYAGIQQSRGRYVVIMDGDLQHKPEEVPSLVEAMKKDGGYDLVSGMRQKRSESKWLRLVPSRVANWMIRKASKCEVHDMGGLSCLDGELARSLHLREGHHRIIPALVYRMGGRVTEVPTSAPPRFAGSSHYGIGRSVDVLFDIVTLWFQNSFKQRPVYLFGRIALALFLAASLLMAWVLFEKVFFGEHMGNRPPFFGAILFYLASLGFMSTGFILEALGDTMDSVMNTRPYVVRDILKNGRTERPNGNGQN, via the coding sequence ATGGATATTGAAGTCAGCGTTGTGACGCCCATGCACAACGAGGAATTGTGCATCGAGGAATTTCATCGCCGGATCAGCACCACGCTGACCGGTGCGGGCTACTCCCACGAGATCATACTGGTCAACGACGGGTCCACGGACCGCACCCCCCGGCTCATGCGCGAGCTTTCCGAAGGGGATCCCAACCTTGTGGGCGTCAATCTTTCGCGCAACCGCGGCCAGTGCACGGCCATCTATGCGGGCATCCAGCAGAGCCGCGGCCGCTATGTGGTCATCATGGACGGCGACCTGCAGCACAAGCCCGAGGAAGTGCCCTCGCTGGTGGAGGCCATGAAAAAGGACGGCGGGTATGACCTTGTTTCCGGCATGCGACAGAAGCGCAGCGAATCCAAATGGCTGCGGCTTGTACCGAGCCGCGTGGCCAACTGGATGATCCGCAAGGCCAGCAAGTGCGAGGTGCACGACATGGGCGGGCTTTCCTGTCTGGACGGCGAACTGGCCCGCAGCCTGCACCTGCGCGAAGGCCATCACCGCATCATCCCGGCGCTGGTCTACCGTATGGGCGGCCGGGTAACGGAAGTGCCCACCTCGGCCCCGCCCCGGTTCGCGGGCAGCAGCCATTACGGCATCGGCCGTTCCGTGGACGTGCTTTTCGACATCGTGACCCTGTGGTTCCAGAATTCGTTCAAGCAGCGGCCCGTGTACCTGTTCGGCCGCATTGCCCTGGCCCTGTTTCTGGCGGCCTCGCTGCTCATGGCCTGGGTGCTTTTCGAAAAAGTGTTTTTTGGCGAACACATGGGCAACCGTCCTCCGTTCTTCGGAGCCATACTCTTTTATCTGGCCTCGCTGGGGTTCATGTCCACCGGGTTCATACTGGAGGCTCTGGGCGACACGATGGATTCGGTCATGAACACGCGGCCCTATGTGGTGCGCGACATCCTGAAGAACGGCAGGACCGAACGGCCGAACGGCAACGGTCAAAATTAG
- the larB gene encoding nickel pincer cofactor biosynthesis protein LarB, whose product MDDILDRFAQGELTREQARKALVSLGCAQVAVGRLDTGRLERTGQPEVVFCQGKTPDQVAIAMQGLYAHHGRALGTRADADQFAAVEALLPDCEYDPVSSVLRAGNTMETIDGKPAVAVISAGTADLPVAEEAARCAAFLGCRVERYHDCGVAGLHRLLDVRADLEQAGAVIAVAGMDGAMASVLGGLSAVPVVAVPTSVGYGAAFDGLAPLLSMLNACAPGVAVVNIDNGFGAAAFAARIVRGASRE is encoded by the coding sequence ATGGATGATATTCTGGACAGGTTCGCGCAGGGGGAATTGACCCGTGAACAGGCCCGCAAGGCCTTGGTGTCCCTCGGCTGCGCGCAGGTTGCAGTGGGTCGGCTGGATACGGGGCGGCTGGAGCGGACCGGGCAGCCCGAAGTTGTCTTTTGCCAGGGCAAGACCCCTGATCAGGTGGCGATCGCCATGCAGGGGCTGTACGCGCATCATGGCCGCGCATTGGGCACCCGTGCGGACGCCGACCAGTTTGCCGCTGTGGAAGCCCTGTTGCCGGACTGCGAATATGATCCGGTATCCTCCGTGCTGCGGGCCGGGAACACCATGGAAACGATTGACGGCAAGCCTGCGGTGGCCGTGATCAGCGCGGGAACAGCGGATTTGCCTGTGGCCGAGGAAGCGGCTCGCTGTGCGGCGTTTCTGGGATGCCGTGTGGAGCGGTATCATGATTGCGGCGTGGCCGGGTTGCATCGTTTGCTGGACGTGCGTGCCGACCTGGAGCAGGCCGGGGCCGTGATCGCCGTGGCGGGCATGGACGGCGCCATGGCTTCGGTGCTGGGTGGCCTGTCTGCTGTGCCCGTGGTGGCGGTTCCCACCAGCGTGGGCTATGGCGCGGCCTTCGACGGGTTGGCCCCGCTGCTTTCCATGCTCAATGCCTGCGCGCCGGGTGTGGCCGTGGTCAATATCGACAACGGGTTCGGGGCTGCGGCCTTTGCCGCGCGCATTGTGCGGGGGGCGAGCCGGGAATAG
- a CDS encoding asparagine synthase-related protein gives MALQRLESCLRGLAGAGEHVVIALSGGVDSSLLAAVAGRQLGGASVPVSAVTITSELGFARDANAARVVAAEAGIEHVCLPVSLLDDEGIRANGPDRCYWCKRAMFSAMRRCFGDRAVIMDGTTADDDPQRPGMRAAAEHGVVSPLARACLVKEAVCREARLLGVSTHDRPSDSCRATRIATGTDLRAVPLIMVETIEELLLAKGLRHVRLLVDELMITARHAPHNGGIDDFLRSDVHALAARYGYERVRFAPWEHWDG, from the coding sequence ATGGCGTTGCAACGGTTGGAATCATGCCTGCGCGGTCTGGCCGGGGCGGGTGAGCACGTAGTGATCGCGCTTTCCGGCGGGGTGGACAGCTCCCTGCTTGCGGCCGTGGCTGGGCGCCAACTCGGCGGCGCATCCGTTCCTGTGTCGGCCGTGACCATAACCAGCGAATTGGGATTTGCGCGCGATGCAAACGCCGCCCGGGTGGTTGCCGCCGAGGCCGGGATCGAGCACGTCTGTTTGCCTGTGTCACTGCTGGATGACGAGGGAATACGCGCCAACGGGCCGGATCGCTGCTACTGGTGCAAGCGCGCCATGTTCAGCGCCATGCGCCGTTGTTTCGGCGACCGGGCCGTAATCATGGACGGAACCACGGCAGATGACGACCCGCAACGGCCGGGCATGCGTGCAGCCGCTGAACATGGCGTGGTCTCGCCGCTGGCCCGGGCTTGTCTGGTCAAGGAGGCCGTGTGCCGGGAGGCGCGCCTGCTCGGCGTGAGCACGCATGACAGGCCGTCGGACAGTTGCCGGGCAACGCGCATTGCCACGGGCACGGATCTGCGCGCCGTGCCGTTGATCATGGTTGAAACCATCGAGGAATTATTGCTGGCCAAGGGATTGCGCCATGTGCGCCTGCTGGTTGATGAGCTGATGATAACCGCGCGTCATGCGCCGCATAACGGGGGAATCGATGATTTCCTGCGTTCGGATGTTCACGCCCTTGCCGCACGGTACGGGTATGAACGGGTGCGTTTTGCGCCGTGGGAGCACTGGGATGGATGA